From the Synergistaceae bacterium DZ-S4 genome, one window contains:
- a CDS encoding NAD(P)/FAD-dependent oxidoreductase, with protein sequence MKKTIETDLLVVGGGAAGLCAAAEAAGAGAKVTVIESDLHPGGQLVKQTHKFFGSKDEYAGTRGYKIADILLDEIKSLGDRVDIQTNTTVTGYYPEEGIFTAMKGEDEYYRIKAKKTVVATGAQERLIPFPNNDLPGVYGAGAVQTLMNVYGVVPGKKVLMVGAGNIGLIVSYQLRQAGVEIAAVVEAMPKIGGYWVHAAKIRRLGIPILLRHTIVEAVGGKVIEGAVIQELDDKFQLIGEPKKIDCDVICMAVGLTPTTELFWQAGAKMQYCPQLCGHVPFRDNTMRTSNPDIWVAGDASGIEEASAAMVEGRIAGFGAAKALGCKVNEISFKEYWTRLDHLRAGEVGEKIRGGICQVLVDGWEA encoded by the coding sequence ATGAAGAAGACGATAGAGACAGACCTCCTCGTAGTAGGCGGCGGAGCGGCAGGTCTTTGCGCTGCGGCAGAAGCTGCGGGAGCGGGAGCGAAGGTAACGGTAATAGAGAGCGACCTTCACCCCGGCGGCCAGCTTGTGAAGCAGACGCACAAGTTCTTTGGAAGCAAGGACGAATATGCGGGGACACGCGGCTACAAGATAGCCGACATCCTTCTTGACGAAATAAAATCCCTTGGTGACAGAGTGGACATTCAGACCAACACCACAGTCACAGGCTACTATCCGGAAGAGGGCATCTTCACCGCGATGAAAGGCGAAGACGAATACTACAGGATCAAGGCGAAGAAGACAGTAGTGGCGACGGGAGCGCAGGAAAGGCTCATCCCCTTCCCGAACAACGACCTTCCGGGAGTATACGGAGCGGGAGCGGTCCAGACCCTCATGAACGTATACGGAGTAGTTCCGGGCAAGAAAGTCCTCATGGTCGGAGCGGGCAACATCGGACTTATAGTAAGCTACCAGCTCAGGCAGGCCGGAGTCGAGATCGCGGCGGTAGTGGAAGCCATGCCAAAGATCGGCGGATACTGGGTCCACGCGGCGAAGATCAGAAGGCTCGGCATTCCCATCCTCCTGAGGCACACCATTGTTGAAGCGGTAGGCGGCAAAGTAATAGAGGGAGCAGTCATTCAGGAACTCGACGACAAATTCCAGCTTATCGGCGAACCAAAGAAGATCGACTGCGACGTTATCTGCATGGCAGTAGGGCTCACCCCGACCACCGAGCTCTTCTGGCAGGCAGGGGCGAAGATGCAGTACTGCCCGCAGCTTTGCGGCCACGTACCATTCAGGGACAACACAATGCGTACCAGCAACCCCGACATCTGGGTAGCGGGAGACGCATCAGGAATAGAAGAGGCATCGGCTGCCATGGTAGAGGGCAGGATAGCCGGATTCGGCGCGGCCAAGGCACTTGGCTGCAAAGTAAACGAAATATCGTTCAAAGAATACTGGACAAGACTCGACCACCTTCGCGCAGGCGAAGTCGGTGAAAAGATCCGCGGCGGGATCTGTCAGGTACTTGTTGACGGATGGGAGGCATAA
- a CDS encoding (2Fe-2S)-binding protein, with protein MELIQKHPILEFHHGKEVTFTFDGKDMKGFEGEPIAMALHANDVRIYRVTPEMKRPRGFFCAIGKCSSCFMVVDGVPNVRTCVTPLEAGMKVETQHGKGQVPLEAK; from the coding sequence ATGGAACTGATACAGAAACACCCGATACTTGAGTTCCATCACGGCAAGGAAGTAACATTCACGTTTGACGGCAAGGACATGAAGGGATTCGAAGGCGAACCCATAGCGATGGCGCTTCACGCCAACGATGTGAGGATATACAGGGTAACGCCTGAGATGAAGCGTCCGAGAGGTTTTTTCTGTGCTATCGGCAAATGCAGCTCATGCTTCATGGTAGTAGACGGAGTGCCCAACGTGCGTACCTGCGTAACGCCGTTGGAGGCAGGCATGAAGGTGGAGACCCAGCACGGCAAGGGCCAGGTTCCACTGGAAGCGAAATAG